A segment of the Zonotrichia albicollis isolate bZonAlb1 chromosome Z, bZonAlb1.hap1, whole genome shotgun sequence genome:
TTAACATACAAACGAGTTAAAGAAGGACTGTGTTAAAGCAGGGATACAATCCAATCTGTGTCCAGCAGAACTAAGGAGAACAGAAATGTACAAAAGCAGCGCTACAGCATATTATTGAAATTGCTTAGTACAAGAATTTATCTTTTTAGTATTTTAGCAGAAAAGCATGGTCAGGGCGGAAATGTGGCACTAATTCCCCCAGGCAAACCatagaaaaaggaggaagaaaatgttCAAAAGCCCTGCTTCATAAGGAATTTTTAATGTCAATAATTAAGAGattgaaaacaaaccaaagagaGACAGTTCTGAGCCCAAAAGCTCAAAACCTGGGTTTTTACATCTTTGCTAGCTGCTCTAAACAACCACATAAATGCTTGTTCTAGACTTTAAGCGTGGGGTTGTCTTGCACTAACAACCTCTCCAGTAAACAGAATTATAACATGTGACataagaaaggggaaaaaatctgaaacTGCACAATCAGACATAGAAAAAAACATGCTACTGATCCCCATGCCTGTGAAGAGTATTTAAACCTGGCATTCAGAAGTTCCTTTTGTTGTTCAAGCCACATCATGGGAGTGATCTGAGGTTTATACAGGCAACTGAAACCCCTCCTGAGGTCTCCACCCTTTTGTTGATTAAAAGATAAAGTTTCTGCTGCATGTTTTTGGGGCAGAGGAAAGAAGGTCAGAAGAAAGTTTCTTTCTGGAGCCTACTACACCACCCGGTGCTACCAGTAGTCACAGGTCCAAACTTAGCATAACGTTTCAGAAAGCTGTGGTGTGATCACAAGTCAGTTTCATCATCAGGAAGCAAGGTTGTTCTTCTCGGTTTACTAGGCAAACACCCCTGAGTAAAGAGGCTGATATCcactttcttctttcttgcAAGTAAGCACACAGACGCTCAGCATGCCGAAGAACTGGAAAAGAGGGAGTGCACAAGGGACTAAGTCCTGCTGTGTTTGTTTCAGTTGTCAGACTAAACACCTACACGGCGGATGACTTCATTATATGGAAAAAactcatttaaaaatacatctgCATAAAGTGTTATTTTTGCATACCAATTCCCAGTAATAGTTCCGGCTGGAGTGTTTCCTCTCTGGTTTGTTCCATTAATTAGTACATTCacattaattaatatttatctTGCCATGGGGAAAATTTCAGTGAAAGGCTAGGATTGTTTGGGGATGAGTTCTCCAAACTATTTAAGCACACCTTTGGACAAGGAGTGACAGGAATGGCTTTCCACTAGGAAAGGCAGGgttaggtgggatattggggatgaggaattgctggctgggagggtgggcaggccctggcccagggtgcccagagcagctgtggctgcccctggatccctggcagtgtcccaggccaggctggatggggctgggagcagcctgggacagtgggagctgtccctgcccatggcaggggtgggaatggatgggctttaaggtcccttagCACCCAAAcaatcctgggattctgtgactaTGATAAAATGGACTCCACAgtgaatttccatcccaaaccctctACTATTTTTTGAATCCCTCCCATCATTGTGAGGCAGATGAAATGGAGACAGTGGGAAAAACACAAGTGAGGAACAGAGGACTGAGTCTACTCCAGAGGCAGAAGAAAGCTGCAGGCTGTTAGGACAGTGAAGATGAAGACCTGATATCCAAGGGCAAACAGTACTATTTTCCATGAGGGAGGAGACAAGAGTGTTTACCTTTACGATGGCAAACCCCAGGATTACAAGCATGGCATAGCTGATAACGCTCTGCAGCCCAGACTCCAgttcctgtgcacagccctgccatgaAAGACAGAGGTAAAAACATGTTAAAAGGTGTTCATCCAGCAGGAAGTTTTTATTATtccccccagctctcccaaggCAGCAGGGCCTGGTAAGGCCTGTCTAATCCACACTGCAGGTCTGAGGAACTCCATTCTTGTCTTCCAGACCTGGTGGCTTATTTCCTCCTGCGTGAGGAGAGGCACTGACAAACTGCAATTTACTGACATTGCTGCGTCTGAATTTCCTCTGGCTCTGGTCATTTAAACAAGACCCCAAAACTTGGGGCCAGAATGGCCATCAATATGATCTATTAAAGTCAGCTTAGGGCTTTGTGCCCTAGACTGGAGAACGCGGTATGGCGTCTGGAATCACAAagtgtttgggttggaagggactttataAGATCATTTgggctccccctgccatgggcagggacagctcccactgtcccaggctgctccaagccccatccagcctggcctgggacactgccagggatccaggggcagccacagctgctctgggcaccctgggccagggccttcCTATCCTCATATCTGATCTACACTGATCTTCTAGCTTAAAACCATTACCCTTTGTCCTGTTGCAACAGGCCCTGCTAAAATATTTGACCTCATCTTCCTTATAGGGCAACCTCTGGGCCCTGGTAGGGGCtttgaggtgtccctggagcttctcttgtgcaggtgagcagccccagctgtgccaggctggctccagggCAGAGCACTGTCATCCTCCAGATTCAGTGTGGTCAATCCCAGATGAGTTGTTTCCCTGACCCAGATGTGTTTAAGCAACTACACCTATATCCCTGAACTGTGCCTGGCATGCTTCTCTCCACAGTTCCACCTGGCTGAAAATGAACACAGCCCAGGTGTGACCCCGAGCCACTCATCCTCACCCGTGTGTTGAGTTCCTGCAGCTGATCCAGGTGCCCGGTGCAGTTCTTGGCCTcttgctggcagcagctctgaggaacACTGTTGTTCCCAGTGGAATTAAACCACTGGGTGGTGGTCCAGTCGCTGTAGTTCTTAACCCCGCAGCAGTGAAGCTATCAAACACgggacagtgacacagcagtTACTGTTACATAGCATTATACATAGGTATTACTAGttacattatatatatgtaatatatgtTCATAGATATGAATGCTCGTGGTGAGTTAAACATCTCTTAGGCATAGCCAGAGCTGCCAGTAGCTTGCAGCAGATTTACAAGCAGCGGTGCTTCAGGAAAACAATCACAGATGTAATAAATCAATCTCCATACATTACCATGTCCCTCTTAGTTTATTCTTTGTGAAAGCTCCAACAGGAAGGTGACAAGTTGAAGGGCAGAGTCTTCCATCATCTCACTATTTTATGGCGTGgtgctctcagcagcagctaTTCCTATGCACTTATTTGCTGTGATGCAAGTGTCATTCACATCAGCCACATCCCTGCCTGCATGAATGTCACACCCACAGCCTGGACACACCAGCTCTGCAAAGCGAGGAGCACCCTCAGCTGCCTTGGGGAATTGGATGCTAAACACAGAGCCAAGCTCCAGGATACTGCCCCACTCATCCTCTCCCCACCTTTCCCAGCCTAAATTCCTTGTTTAGGACCCAAACATTGCTTTCCAAACAATGCTTAAGTATTTTCTTACCTGTTCTTGCAAGTAATCCACAACCCTAGACTCTGGGTTTTGGCCATCATACTTCTCAAAGACGGAGCGCATTGTACCTTGCACATCAGTTTTTACCTGTTTAGACAGAAAAACAATGCAGATGATTTTAATGTGAGAGCTGAACATTTCATCTGGTGGAAACTGCAAAAGATCTGTATCTCAAATAAGTCAAGGgggaaaataagaaataagaaaaatcaAGCAATGTTTTAGACAAAATTCAGGTGGCCCTTAGTCAGAATCATGTTCCTGGGTAGAAGCTTGCTGCCCTTgatggaaaagccctcctctgAGAGCATCAACAACTGTTTGATCCAACTCAGAGACTGTTGTGATATCTGCCAGGTACTTTATATGTTCACTATGTTCCCAGAAAAgacatccccattcccatttgcTCTGCAGGTTGCAGGACAGGGGAtggagtaaaaaaaaccaaaacaacccagATAAATTGGAATGATTAAACAATGTGAGATCTGTTCTTTACTTTTATGTTGGGACAGAGATGCTAAAAATTCTTAGTTTACCTTTTCTCTGTAAACAAATCCCAAGACAAAAGCGGACACTTCTGCAATGAAGATAACCAGGATAATGGCcaagaactgaaaataaaaaagagacaGTAAGAGAAAATCCCACAGCACTTGAATTCAACTGCACAATACACTTCACATTACTTTACAGCAGCAAGTGATTGTTATCTCTTATTGCCTCTCCAATCAAAATAGTTCCCAGAATATCATTTAGAATAgaagaagctgtggctgcctcacccctggaattgttcaaggccaggttggacagggtttggagcaacctggttgCATTGATTGGTctagtggaagctgtccctgcctatggaaaaggggttggaactggatgagctttaaggtgcTGTCCAACCCAAACGTTTTGGGGATTGCTGTGCGTGGCTGGGACGATGACTGTGGCTCCACAGGCTCTGTGCCTGATCCTGAGCACTGCCATGGTGTGACCTGTGTGAAGAGCCTGTGGAACACTTCACAAGGTGGATTTCAAAGGGGAGAGCACACAGATAAACCAGCAGCCAAGTCAGGTGCATCGTGCGCTCCCTGTTGGGCTCACATTGCCTTCAGGGCATGAAGCTACTCTAAGTGAACCTTTctggatttttaaaagtaattctGTGAGCAGTCAAGGCATGAGGATTAAAGCCTGCAGAAAGACTGATACACATCTGGTTTGCTCGCTTGCTTAGAAACTCGTATTTCCTCCTGTTCCTTCACCACCTCACTCCTCCAAACTTGCTGCTCCCGCACTCATCTGGGGCGGACCGGAGCATCCCAGCTGTAGGTGACTCGCACAACCCATCAGTGCTTCAGCAGCGCTACCCACCAGGACCTTTCCCTGCGTTCGGCTCCCTCCCGTGCCGGCGGGAGGCAGGCGACACCCGCGGCGACACTCACCAGCCCCAGGCCGACCCGGGACTCGCGGAAGGTGGCGCAGCAGCCGATCAGCCCGATGATGAACATCACCACGGCCACGCAGATGATGATCACGGCCGGCAGCAGGGCGTACTTGTCCTGCAGAAAGTTGTCGTAGCTCTTGTAGGTGTTGATGACGTACGCCCCGACATAGCTGAGgcctgctgctgccgcctgaaatgcagcaaggaAAAGTGATTAGCAGCTGCTTATTAAGCCTCTGACCTGGAAACTAATCATGGATTGTTTTCTAATAGAGATTTTAGAAATAATGGCTACAGTGTGCAAAGAACTAGATGGAAAAAACCGGTGAATCTGAAACTATTACTTGAGGCATTCAAACTTGAACACGGAGAAGACAAAATTCACTGTATTACTCCACACCCTTGATAATAAGGCACCACAGGAGCTGAGGTGAAAGACGTCTGTAGATGTCTGTAGACTTGCATCAATGTCTTGCAGAATGCCAAGCTCGCACTACATCCCACCCAAGGCTGCATTAACGAGAATCAGATCACCACatggttggtttttggtttttgtggtggttttaaaattttttaaaattattttttgagaAAAACTCATCCTTTCCATTCTCATTAACCACTAAGGCAGGCCCAAATGTACCTAGTCTCAGCAAAACAGTCcctccttttcctgcaggaaacaGATTTCTGCAGCCTTTAAAATAATCTCTCTCCCAGAAGGATGTTTTGCTGATTGAGGCCAAGGTAGAGTGCATCAGTGGCAGCTGCCCTGGAGACCAAAGACTTGTACCCACTGGACTGGGTATAGCCCTGGAAACAACACCAAAAGGCTCAGCCATGGCACTGATGGCACAAAAAAATCCTCTCAAGAGCAAGAGAATTCTCTCATCCACTCTCTGTAATCCTGCAGCACAAGGAAAGCAGCACCCCCCGTATTCACATTCTGGAAACTTGAGGGAAACCAGACAGATTGTTTTCAACAGGTCACAGCAGGATTTCGTCACGCAGCCTTGGAGCAGTTCATTACCTCCCCAGCACTGTACGTTTTAATTAATCAAACACTCCTCATGCTGGAGCTGGGACTGGCTAATTCCTTGACCTTGTTTGGCTCTTTCCCCTTCAACCAGGTCTGCTGCCTGCCTTTCAATTACCTCCAAgtgcaggagcatcctttgTTTCAGACAGCTCCCATCCCACAATCCTGCATTCCTGGATGCTGTCTGTACCCCAGAATTACTGGGTCAGATGCACCAAGTGATGAAGCCAGACATTTAGTACAGGACCTGCAAGgtcccactgccctggggctcAGATACAACAGGTCCTCTGCAAAGtgggatatcaggaaaaggaaTAGGATTACCaattctcaggttgtttttcttctctgcatGCACTGGGTTTTCAAATATGCTGATGATGAAAGTGGTTGTTAAAGcttcctttcatttttcctctctttgagGGAAATCTCTTTCCTATTTCCCTGTCTACAGGTATAGGGTGACAATGACTTTTTTCCTGTCACCCCTTTTTAGGGATGCAGGGAAAGGATGAGACCACTTTATCTCAAAGGGCATTATTGCCTTCTCACTTCACCACAGGAGTGAGGAGAAGCAGCCTCACCTTCTGCCTCAACAGTCTGTTCCTGAACTGAAAGtgggacaggaaaagtccttGGAATGGCAGCAACAGTAAAGTGTCACAGCAACGGGCCCCCGGCTGGGTAATAATCAACATAGACGCCATGTATTCACAGAAGGctgataatttaatttattaagaaaCCCATTGCTTTTTTATACCTTAGTTTTCTACAGGTGGAATTGATTGCTCCTCCAATTcaaacaccatcaccattggctaattaaaaaaccaccctttggtaaacaaatctccgTAACACATTCCACGtgttcacaacaacaggtgcagcaagtgaaaataagagttgtttttaatttttttctctgatcttctcacagcctttcccaggcatGGCTCTGGGAAAGTAATTTGTTCCTCTActgttcctttttccttctatttgttccatttgttcctttactgtggccagagagctgctgccacagtcAAGGTGGAGGTGGGGACTCATCACCTCCATCCCCCTTTGCCTTCAGTTGCACAAGAAGAATGAAGGGGCATGACTCAAAAAGTGTGTGCTGTATTTCTGGCCTGGCTGGAAGGCTGGATGCATGTGTCTGTCCACCTGTTCTCTGCTCTGAAACAGCATCATCTGGGCGAGGACAGTCACAGAGGGGCAAGCAAAGTTGTGCCAGGGTCTCACAACCACAGGGTGGTGATTCCTCCCCAGTATCCCACCTCACTCcaccctctggcagtgggaagccattcccccttgtcctgttcaCTCCAGTGTCTTTTCCAAAGTCCCCCTCCACCACGGTGAAGAAACATTCTTCATTTTTAACTCATACTTCATTTTCCATCCATTTCCAGCGTGCTCAAAAGGCAATGCAAAGGAAGCAGCACAGGGCATGCTAAAGAACAAAGCTCCCAGGCTGTGGGGAGCTAAGAAAGACCTTGCTGCAAGTAAAAGGCTGCCaagaattaagaaaaaaaataaactatgaAGCCAATTCACAAAGGCCCCTAAAGCCAGGACCAGCAAAACTCCATGACTGCAAGACAAAACCAGAAGGTCTAGTGTTAAGTTCAAGGATCTCGAATATAAAGCACTTTCACAGTGGGTTTTATTGCAATACTCAGGATTGCCTTGTTTCTGGTCAGAGACCAGGCACAACCAGCAAGAAGTTTACTAAAATTTCCAAACTTCTGCTTCCAAGCAGAAAAGGGAAGAGTAATGAGGCAAAACCAGAAGTCTTTGGGAAAAGACTTAAAGGAAGATGACCACAGATACTGCCGCGACTTCACCCATGGTTTTTAATTCATTTGGAAGAATCCTGAAGCCTTGAAGAGCAGGGTCACTCAGGAATAGAAGGCATCAAAGATAATGACCTCTTCCCTGATTTTTGCAGGTGAGTCCCAGAGAGAATTTTTGAGagcaaagatgaaaaatacTTCAGAGCTTAAATCAGAACTCTTCCCTTAAGCCTTTCCGGAATTTAAGTCAAATTCAAAATCTGGTGGAGGGATTTGTTTCACCTCAACATCACAAAACCTGTGGCCCATTTCTAGATCTAAGATGAAGATGTACTAAGATGTACTTCTCTAGAAGGACAAGTCCTTTGCATTGCAAAAGATGGATCTCAAAGTATGTCTGATTAGGTTTCTGATTGGATCTCAAGAAATAAACAATCCCATAAACACCAGTTTGAGCAATTAGTTTTGAGGAGGAATAGACCAAATACGTCCTTTTCCATGATCAGTCAGCCACCTCCTCAAACCCATCTAAAATGACACAAAGGATGCTAGGATTATGCCAAGAAATACACATTTTGTCACAATTTTCGTTGGTCTCCTGCTTTGCCAGCGTGCTTGCAGCCAGGCCTGGTGCCCAGCAGGCTCACACAATGTGGCACCAGCCTCAGGAAACTGCTCCTGCTTCTTTTCAGTGCTGGCAACTTCCTCAAGACAAGATGACGAGATGAAGCAAAAGGAAATTTTGCAAGAAAACCCCTTTCCAcagctgggcagctctgctgcctcgCCCCCGCGGCTCGCACCCTCCAAGGACCTAGGGCCAGCATCACGCAATTTTTCATATCCCACACCCTTGACAGAGAGCAGAAAAACTATTTGAGCGTGAAAAAGTGAACTCCTCGGGGCTGAGTGAGAAGAAAGCCGAGCTGTGACAGTCAGCAGATTTTCCCAGGCTGAGGTTTGGGCTCACCAAGCCCTTCCAGGCTCAGCTGAGCCAGGGAAGCAGGTGCACAGAGGACAAACACAACACGAGGGGACTCTCAGTCAcataacacacacacagagcactgtgAATATTCACTCCCGCCCATGAAACAGAACCCTGCGCTGTCTCACTGATGCAGAACAGGACAGCTGCTGGAAAACAccaattttatgtattttttaaaatgcaacaaGCCTCTTTGTGTTCCACTCTTTTTATATGCTGATGACCAAAAATCCCTACCCTGTTCAGGAGGCTTTTAGCCATGCAAATACTTCATGCCACTTAATCACAGACATAGAAGGGGCTGCTTAAAGCTTCCTCTATACCACTGCTCTGAAATACATGCAAAtgtttcatatatatatatatatatttttttttttttttctatcagtGAGGCAGAACAGGTGCTTTTCCACCTTCACTTCTCTGTTTTCATAAGCCAACCTTGCGTGATGGCTGAGAACAGAGATTAGTGTTCGTTCACAGTTATCAGCAGGCTTCTTTGTCCCCTTCCAAACTCAGATAAGGTACAGCAAAGGAGCCAAACTACCAACTGTGGTGTTAAAAGGCAGTGTCTGCTGCTTGGAGGATTTGGGATACTTTTTAAAAGGTTTCTCCCAACATCCTCCCATTTCAGAGTGTTCATTCTATGACTTGACCTGTTACTGCAAACTGGTACAAGACTTTATTTTGAAAAGgctggaaaattaaaaatacagagtAACAAAGCTGTAGTGTTCAAAGGAGAAGTTTAAGAACAGGGTGAATTCTGAATTCACCCCGTGTGTCCAGCAAGATGCAGCATCTGTACAGTAAAAAATTGAGGCCATGAGACTTACAGATATTTCTCCTTTGTCCAATGGGACTTTCCCAGGGCCAGCACTAATATCCACCACAGCACAAAACTCAGTCTGGCTGGATTTTTCCTGTATCATTAACTTTCTATGGGCAAAGACAGATAAGAGAAATAATACCGTTTTTCATGACACAGTAAGAGAGGCTGTCTTCCACAGCAAACTACTGCAAATACAAACTGGAGGAATTATGAATAGCCCCATAAACCCTTTCTGAACCACTGCCACGAAACTCACCATTAGAAAGTCAGCTCACAGAGCTGTCTGAGTTAATTTTAAGGCTCAAATCCCACTTTTTTTACAGTATCTTTGCATAGTCAGATGAAAATTATTACTTCAATTATTCTTTAATTATTACTTTGCCAATTACAATTATTACTACTGCCCTGTCCCAATATCTCTCATATCTAGAGTCAGCCCCCAGCAACACTGGCCTCAGTTACAGGCGCCCATCCTCTCCCTAATACAGAAGACACTCCATGTCtttgttttttggcttttttttctgtgtacaaGAAGTGGTTTTGATTTACCTTGACAGGTAAATCTTCTGCTCAAAAGACTTTGCACATTTCCTCcataaataatgtattttattacCCAACAGCCAGCTTGCATGGCAAAGAGAATTACTACCTGGCTCCCTTGCTGATTTATTGTACTACAAGATTTATTCTTCCCATTCACTGCCACAGTTTCAAgtcctccctggctgctgcactACTCCATTTTCAGGGAGCAAGAGGTTTTCTAAGGATTttagagaagaagaaagacaCTGAGCACTTTTGAGAAAGCTTTTTTCGCTTTATCCTCATTTCAACAAGTTTAAACTCCCCTTGGCCCTCAAGGACCAGGCAGTTCCCAGAACTGAGGGTCCCTTGGCCTGAGGCAAAGCTGGTTTCTCCCAGCAATGAGAGCGACCCCAGCTCAGCACTTCCCATCCCACCTGCACaactttctctcccttttccatcCTGGATTTAGAACTCTgccagctggaagggacctcctGGCTCCAGCTAACATTTCCTACCCTAATTATGGTATTGATTTCTCTAAATGATAGATCAGGTACTGCCATATTTGTGTTCTCTGGCATCACCCAGGACAGTGTGTGACCGTGCTTGGTCACTCTTGCAGTGAAAAGGGTTTTTGATGTTCAGAGGGACCATTTGCTTGCAGAGGAGCAAGcaaagctgctgtgccaggatacctgtgccagggcctgcccaccctcccagccagcaattcctcattcccaatgggccaaaatctgtccctgccctctggccctgggagccattgcctggctgctgtccctgcctgccttgtccccaggggctgtgcagctctcctggagcccctgcaggccctggcaggggctctcaggtgtccctggagcttctctggtgcagctgagcagccccagctgtgccaggctggctccagagcagaggggctccagccctggcagcatctccgtggcctcctctgcattggctgcagcagcaccagctccttgtgctgctggagccagggctggggcaggatgggGTCTCCTGTTAGTACACAATCTTGCTGTGTTCCCTCAGATCTTCACATTGTGAAAACACTGAtttacaaaataataaaaaatactgaACTCAGCAAGCTGGAGCTGGCTTTGGGTTGGAGCAAAAAGCACCAAAGATGTGAGCTCCTACCAGGCTGCCCTCGATTCCAGCAGCACCAACAGCTCCAGGAGAGAACTCCTGCCAATCTCATGCCAGTCATTACCCTCACACTAAAACCTTCAAATCAGTTTCCTGAGGTGAGCTACAGAGGTGGGACGGAACCCAGACAGCTGTTCTGAGCCAAGCTAAACCAAGCCACAGCAGACTCATCAAGATCTGTTACACCCAAATATTCAGCTGGGATGTACAGCTGAGGGGCATGTTTCAGCCTGCCCCCAAAACACACCTCAGGCTGCTTGCTGGGTATGGTGGGAATtgcttgttttttccttttcttcctcaaatGAAAACAATGTGCATCTGCCAAAAGGCTCTGAAAACCCATGCCtctttttcaggagaaaaaaattcccaaacctAAACCAACATTTTCTTGCAGTTGGCATGCTGCAAGACCACACACTCAGAGGGGATTCTGGGTGTAGTGGGCTTGTTTTCAGGCTATATTAAGTAAATATCTGCCTTAAGAGTTGTTTTAGCATGCTGCCTTTTGTTCTCCAAGCCTAATTCCAAGGTTATTTTTCATTCCCTAAAAGCTAGCATGTACCGAAAAAGCACAAATGGTGGGATGTCCTCAACTGAGACACTGTACAGAAGTGCAAAGCAAGGAATCCTGCCCCAGTTCCTAATGTTTAATCCCCTGCCTTGGGGCTATGGTGCTGCTGTTAATCACAATCACAGAGGCAACAGgaccaggaggaggagaaacCCATTTCCACTTGTCAGAATCCCCATTTTCACTCGTATTCTCCCCAAACACACAGACTGCAGGGCATGAGCTTGCAGGGAGTGTAACTTCAGCTGGGCATGGACTGGTTTATCAGCCAGTGCCAGGCTGTTATGGATCTGAGCAGCCTGTCAGGACACAAAACACCCTGTAGTTCAATATTTGCCTTCCGAACCACCCCAATTTCTCAAtcaagctgctccaggctctgacACTGGACGCTGCAACTAAACCAAGGTGCGCCTAAATCACAGCAGAGCTAATCCTAAATCTTGCTACAGAGGTACCAAAATGAGCCCTTGTAATGACCACATGGACTTCCACAACATGGAACCACAGAATCgtagaagggtttgggttggaaggacctgcaaaactcacccagctcCACcccgtgccatgggcagggactccttccactgtcccagggtgctccaagccctgtccaacctggtctGGAACACTTCTgctctctgggcaacctatgccagtgcctcaccaccctcacaggaacaATTCCTACCCTGAATGTCCCCCCTtttcagtgtgaagccattctcCCATCAGTGCAGCTCCTGATGAAGAATCCCTGTATGGTTTCCTTGCAGCCCCTGTCAGACACAGGAAGGCTGATTTCCACGTGGCCTTCACACAACTTCCTCTTCTTCAGGCTGACTACCCCCACCTTCTCAGCCTGTCAAACTGTGGTTTTGGTGACCTTTGACGAGACCAAAGTGCCTT
Coding sequences within it:
- the LOC102063781 gene encoding tetraspanin-36, with translation MDCGVITSKTVLLLLSLAFWAAAAGLSYVGAYVINTYKSYDNFLQDKYALLPAVIIICVAVVMFIIGLIGCCATFRESRVGLGLFLAIILVIFIAEVSAFVLGFVYREKVKTDVQGTMRSVFEKYDGQNPESRVVDYLQEQLHCCGVKNYSDWTTTQWFNSTGNNSVPQSCCQQEAKNCTGHLDQLQELNTRGCAQELESGLQSVISYAMLVILGFAIVKFFGMLSVCVLTCKKEESGYQPLYSGVFA